The Salinirubellus salinus genome segment CGAGCCCGCGCCGGCCGACGAGGTCGCCCGCGACCTCCAGCGGTTGCTCAACGACTGGTACGCCACGATGGGCCAGCTCGTCGGCGAGTTCGAGACGAAGTACGGCGGGGAGCGAGAGTCCGTCTCCGAGGCCGACGGGCCGGCCCTCTCCCGCTGAGCGGCGCACCACCACTCCCGCATCGATACCCGGTCTCGTGAGTGTCCGGCTCGGGGCGAAAAACGGCTAAACGGTAGCGTGCCTCACGGCCGACCATGGGCGACACACGCGAGGGGCGCGACGAGCAGGGACTCGACGAGGAGCGACGGCAGCGCGAGCACGAGGTAGAGGAGGAACTGGCGGAGAGGGAGGCCGCCGAGAGGCGCCGCGAGGAACACGAGGAGGAGCTCGCGGAGGAGGAACTGGCCGAGGACGAGTGACCGCGGCGGCGGTTCCGGGCGGGACCGTCCGGAAACCTTCACCTAACGATTTCTCCGGCTGCGACGGAGCGTGAGCCATGGCTCGACGTGAGGAGGTCACGGAGGAACGGCCGTTCGAGTGCGAGCTGTGTGACGACCGGTTCGCGACGCGCGAGGAACTGCAGGACCACGTCTGGGAGTACCACGAGATGGACGGGGACGTGCCGCCGTAGAGTCAGACCAGTCGCGTCAGGAAGTACGCGCTCCCGAAGATGAGCGCGTTGTAGCCGCCGTGCGCCACCATCGGGGCGAGGACGGAGCCAGTCCGTTCGTAGAGCCACCCCATCGCCAGCCCGACGACGAGGATGACACCCAGCGAGACGGCGGCGCTGGCGGGACTCGCGACGATCAGCGCGAACACGTGGATGGCCGCGAACAGCACGCCCGCGCCGACGATGGCCGCGTTCGGTGAGAACCGCTCGCGCAGGTACGGCTGGACCGTCCCGCGAAAGAGGAGTTCCTCGGCGGGGCCGACGACGAGCAGCGACGCCGGGACCAGCACCGCGAGCATCGTCTCGAGGGGCAGGTCGACACCGGTGATGGAGGGCGGTGACGGCTCGACACCCACCACGACGGCGCCGACCACCACGGCGGTCCGGAACACGAAGACGCCCACGGTCACCAGCGCGACCAGCCCCCACGAGGGTGGCAGGCCGAGGCCGAACGACGACAGCCCTCGGCCGGTGAGGACGACGAACGCGACGGCGACGAGCGCGTAGCCAGCCTCTCCGAGGACGATAGAGAGCGTGAACCCGACGAGCGTGTCGATACCCACGAAGAACGCGGGGACGGAGAGCAGTATCGAGGCGACGATACCGGCGACCGTGAGGGCGAACGCGCCGGCCACGTACCAGGGAGCGGACCGTTCGCGCCTGGGGGACCCTTCCGAGCGGGTCGTGTCGTGGGTCGGGCGGTCACTCGACATCGCGTCCTGTTCCGCGGCCGACAGCAAATAGCCGTCGGCCGGGCCGGCTGGTGGCCGCGCCGGCGGGCGGACTCAGTCCGACGCGAACTGTGTCTGCAGATTCTCCAGCGTCGTCCGCAGCTCCCGCTCGTTGTACCGTTCGGCGAACCGCCGGACCACCGACTCCAGCACCTTCGACGGGAGGTCGTAGGCCGCACCGTAGGTGACCCGGGTCCGGCCGTCGTCGAGCGCCTCGAACGTCCACGTGATGGTCCCCGAGAGCGGCCCCTCGAGGTCGAAGACGACCCGTTCCTCGGGGTCGTAGGTGGAGGTCGACATCGACCCGTCGATGGGGACGCCCGCCATCCGGTAGGTGTACGACAGCG includes the following:
- a CDS encoding CPBP family intramembrane glutamic endopeptidase, which translates into the protein MSSDRPTHDTTRSEGSPRRERSAPWYVAGAFALTVAGIVASILLSVPAFFVGIDTLVGFTLSIVLGEAGYALVAVAFVVLTGRGLSSFGLGLPPSWGLVALVTVGVFVFRTAVVVGAVVVGVEPSPPSITGVDLPLETMLAVLVPASLLVVGPAEELLFRGTVQPYLRERFSPNAAIVGAGVLFAAIHVFALIVASPASAAVSLGVILVVGLAMGWLYERTGSVLAPMVAHGGYNALIFGSAYFLTRLV
- a CDS encoding SRPBCC family protein; the encoded protein is MIEVSESAVVDAPLAAVWAFMDDPHNQPEISPSITDVRDVEQDATGKSLSYTYRMAGVPIDGSMSTSTYDPEERVVFDLEGPLSGTITWTFEALDDGRTRVTYGAAYDLPSKVLESVVRRFAERYNERELRTTLENLQTQFASD
- a CDS encoding C2H2-type zinc finger protein → MARREEVTEERPFECELCDDRFATREELQDHVWEYHEMDGDVPP